The genomic interval CCCAGCTGCTTGCTCAGGTATGGGCTATCCGAAAGGGGTAAAAAACACCCGGCCGCCGCCACCCGGTTGCCGCGGATTATGGCCGCCCCGTCGTGGAGGGGAGAATTGGGCACAAAAATATTGAGTAATAATTCCGATGACACTAGGCCATCCACCTTGACTCCAGTCTCCATAAACTCATTTAGTCCAGTTTCCCGCTCCAGCACCACCAAGGCCCCGGTCTTGCGCCGGCTCATTACCTGGGTGGCTCGCACCACCTCATCGATGATTCGAGTGGCATCTTCGGGACCCAGAAGGCCAACCGGCCCCCCAAAGAATCTCCCCCTGCCCAGCTGCTCCAGGGTGCGCCTTAGCTCTGGCTGGAAAACCACCGGCAGCGCCACCAGGATAACCAACCGCAGCTGGTCAAGGATCCATTTGATTACCACCAGGTTTAAGGCCCAGCTGATGAGATAGGCGATGGCCAACACCGCCAAGCCCTTGATCAACTGGACGGCCCGAGTCCCGCGGATGAAGAGGAAAAAGCGATAGACAACATAGCTGACTACCGCAATGTCGACTACCATGAGAACATAATCGTACCAGTTGAAGAAGCGGAACATATTAAACCAGGAACCCAAGCCCTTCACCTCACCAGCCTTGTCCAACCAGTTGGGGCCGAACCATTTGCTGGCCAACGCGTCTTTATTATGCGGGAACCTCAGAAACTATTCAACAGTCGACCCCAAATCCCTTTTATACGCAAATAGTACAATTTTCCCGTCGATTAGGACGGCCTGCTGTTGAGCAAGGTTCCCGCATTCGGGGCAAGCCTCCGAACTCTGCGGTTTGGCCCAAGCAGTACAATTTTCCCTGGGTACAGTACAAGCACCAGACGGTTTGAGCTAGGGCTTGGCGCAAATAGTATAATTTTCCCCCGTAGGAATGGATTGCAGTTGTTAACTAACTCAAGTTGCATTACACTAAAGTGGACAAGGAGGGATGGGACTTTGCGCCTTCGGGTCAAACCTTGGCAAGCCTATGTGGCCATCATTGGCGTCATTTCCGGGTTCTTGTTGGTATCCCAAATTCAGGCTCAGCTGGCTCAACGAGCTTCCACCCAAGAAAATCGCAATATGGCCTTAGTCCGTGCCATCGAAAACAGCAAAAAACAAATTGACCAGCTAGGGAAAGAAATGGAAGCGCTGCGAAAGCAGATCAAGGATATGCAGGATAGCCAGCTCAGCGGCGAAAATGAAGTCAGCGGCCTCCAGGATAAGCTTACCCAGCTCCAGGGCCTGGCGGGCCTGACACCGGTGCAAGGGCCGGGGATTGTAATTGTCCTGGATGACAACACCGCCGGAGCCGAGGCAGCCAAGACTGATCCTAGCACCTACCAGCCTGAAGACTGGATCATCCATGACAAGAACATCCTTTATATAGTGAACGAGCTAAGGGAGGCAGGGGCTGAAGCCATCGCCGTCAATGACCAACGGGTGGTGGGCACCACCGAGATCCGTTGCCAAGGCAATGTAATCAACATTAACCAGGTGCCACTGGCGCCACCCTACGAAATCAAGGCCATCGGCGACCCGGCCCGGTTGGAACAAGCCATCGCCTCCGGGGAAGAGTTTCCCTACCTGAAGCTGCGGCAGTTTCCGGTTAAGCTTTCCCAAAGCCAACACTTGGAGCTGCCGGCTTACCGCAGCAACTTGAAAGTAGATGCCTTAAAGCCTCTCGGAGAAAAGGAGAATTCCTAGGGTGGCGGTTCTAAGAAAAGCTTTCCAACCCAAAAGCTGGACTCTAACCTTAACCTGCGTCCTCCTGGTTTTGGGAATCATGCTTTCCATTCAGTTTCGCACCCAGCAGGATCTGGCCAAGGTCCTCACTGCCCAAAAGACCGAGGATTTAGTGGCCATTTGGGATTCGCTGGAGCAGAAGCGGGGGGCGCTGGAGCAGGAAATCGACAAGCTCCGTCAGCAGCAGTTTAAGCTTTCCCAGGCCATCAACTCGCGCCAAACTACCATTGCCAACGCCGCCAAGGATATTGAAAAGCTGGAGTTGGCCCTGGGGGCCTTGCCGGCCTCCGGTCCCGGGATCACTGTAACCATAACCGGCGATACCCCGATCCTGTATTTGGACTTGATTGACTTGATCAACGAACTTTGGACCGCCGGAGCCCAGGCCATTGCCGTAAATGAGCACCGCATCACCGCTTACACTGCCATCGGCTTCACCCAGAAGGAGGAAACTTTAGGGATAACTATAAACGGCAAGCCGCTTTTATTCCCCATCGTGGTCAAGGCCATCGGCGACCCGCACACCCTAAAGACCGGCCTTACCTACCCCGGAGGCATAGTCTCCAACTTCACCACCATGTACAAAGTGCCTCCGGTCATTAGCGAAAAGGAAAAGATTGACGTGCCGGCGGCCACCAACCTCCCTAGCCTTCAACATGCCAAGATCAAAAGCTGAGGGTATGCTTGAGCTTCCACTTGCTCCCGATGATCCTTGCGGGCTAGGCTAGCTTCGCCTCAAGTGCCCAAACGGAGCTCGGGGGCTAAGGGGCCGCTTTGGCCTGGTCGGAAGGGAGGGCGCCCCTCTCCTCCCGCAGCAGGGCATAATCCATGCTATCCACCAGCGCTTGCCAGCTAGCTTCAATGATGTTTTCCGATACTCCCACCGTGCTCCAGGAGGAAGCACCGTCCTGGGATTCAATCAGCACCCGAACCTTGGCACCAGTACCATCCTTTTCATCCAGTACTCGCACCTTGTAGTCGGTGAGCCGCATCCGCTTGAGCACCGGATAGATGTCCTCCAAAGCTTTGCGCAGGGCATTGTCCAGGGCATTTACCGGGCCGTTGCCTTCGGCGGCGGTGTGGACCACGTGGTCCTTGACCCGAAGTTTAATCACCGCCTCCGAGATCATGTCTCGGTCGGCATGTTTTTCCACCAGGACCTTGAAGGACTCTAGTTTAAAGGCAGGGGCATAATGCCCAAGAGTTTTGCGCACCAAAAGCTCCAGGGAAGCATCGGCCCCTTCAAACTGGAATCCCTCGTATTCGAGCCGCTTGATTTCATCCACCACCGCCCGGACCGCATCGCCCAGCTCCAAATCCACTCCCAGCTCTTTTAGCTTGTAGCGGAGGTTTGCGGCCCCGGAGAGCTCGGAAATCAATACCCGCCGTTCGTTCCCCACCGCCCGGGGATCCACGTGCTCGTAGGTAGTGGCGTCCTTGAGGATGCCGCTCACATGCACCCCGCCCTTGTGGGCAAAAGCGCTCCGGCCCACAAAGGGCTGGCTGTTATGGGGAACCACGTTGGCAATCTCCCCTACATAGCGGGAGACATCGGTCAGCCGAGTCAGATTCCCTGGAGGCAAGCAGGCATAGCCCAGCTTGAGCTCTAGGTTGGGAATTACCGAGGCTAGGCAAGCGTTGCCGCAGCGCTCCCCATAACCGTTTATGGTCCCCTGGACTTGCCTGGCTCCTGCCGCCACCGCCGCCAGAGCGTTGGCCACCGCCAGCTCCCCATCGTTATGGGTATGAATCCCCAGGCGTACCTCCGGCCCTAAGGTACCGCCCACCTGTTCCACGATGTCCTTCACCTGGTGGGGCAAAGCGCCACCGTTGGTATCGCACAGCACGATCCAGTCGGCCCCGGCTTGGGCTGCCGCCTTGAGGGTAGCTAGGGCATAATCACGGTTGCGGATAAAGCCGTCAAAGAAGTGTTCGGCATCAAAGATGACTTCCAAGCCATGGGCTTTGAGAAAATGGACGCTATCGGCAATCATGGCTAGATTCTCTTCCAAGGTGGTGCCCAGGGCAGTTTCCACATGGTAATCCCAAGCTTTACCCACCAGGCAACCGCAAGGGGCCCCTGATTGTACCAGGCAAACCAAATTGTAGTCGCTTTCGGCCTGAGTCAGCGGCCGGCGGGTGCTGCCAAAGGCTACCACCCGGCTATGCCGGAGCCCCAAGGAACGCACCCGCTTGTAGAACTCCATGTCCTTGGGGTTGGAGCC from Clostridia bacterium carries:
- a CDS encoding DUF881 domain-containing protein is translated as MRLRVKPWQAYVAIIGVISGFLLVSQIQAQLAQRASTQENRNMALVRAIENSKKQIDQLGKEMEALRKQIKDMQDSQLSGENEVSGLQDKLTQLQGLAGLTPVQGPGIVIVLDDNTAGAEAAKTDPSTYQPEDWIIHDKNILYIVNELREAGAEAIAVNDQRVVGTTEIRCQGNVININQVPLAPPYEIKAIGDPARLEQAIASGEEFPYLKLRQFPVKLSQSQHLELPAYRSNLKVDALKPLGEKENS
- a CDS encoding TIGR00159 family protein: MFRFFNWYDYVLMVVDIAVVSYVVYRFFLFIRGTRAVQLIKGLAVLAIAYLISWALNLVVIKWILDQLRLVILVALPVVFQPELRRTLEQLGRGRFFGGPVGLLGPEDATRIIDEVVRATQVMSRRKTGALVVLERETGLNEFMETGVKVDGLVSSELLLNIFVPNSPLHDGAAIIRGNRVAAAGCFLPLSDSPYLSKQLGTRHRAGLGISEISDAVVVIVSEETGAISVAEDGKLTRYLEANDLRQLLQELLIAEPNSTPWWGRRVKE
- a CDS encoding citramalate synthase translates to MAVNDVVDRAKIYIYDTTLRDGAQGEGISLSLEDKLKIAAKLDYLGVDYLEGGWPGSNPKDMEFYKRVRSLGLRHSRVVAFGSTRRPLTQAESDYNLVCLVQSGAPCGCLVGKAWDYHVETALGTTLEENLAMIADSVHFLKAHGLEVIFDAEHFFDGFIRNRDYALATLKAAAQAGADWIVLCDTNGGALPHQVKDIVEQVGGTLGPEVRLGIHTHNDGELAVANALAAVAAGARQVQGTINGYGERCGNACLASVIPNLELKLGYACLPPGNLTRLTDVSRYVGEIANVVPHNSQPFVGRSAFAHKGGVHVSGILKDATTYEHVDPRAVGNERRVLISELSGAANLRYKLKELGVDLELGDAVRAVVDEIKRLEYEGFQFEGADASLELLVRKTLGHYAPAFKLESFKVLVEKHADRDMISEAVIKLRVKDHVVHTAAEGNGPVNALDNALRKALEDIYPVLKRMRLTDYKVRVLDEKDGTGAKVRVLIESQDGASSWSTVGVSENIIEASWQALVDSMDYALLREERGALPSDQAKAAP
- a CDS encoding DUF881 domain-containing protein, encoding MAVLRKAFQPKSWTLTLTCVLLVLGIMLSIQFRTQQDLAKVLTAQKTEDLVAIWDSLEQKRGALEQEIDKLRQQQFKLSQAINSRQTTIANAAKDIEKLELALGALPASGPGITVTITGDTPILYLDLIDLINELWTAGAQAIAVNEHRITAYTAIGFTQKEETLGITINGKPLLFPIVVKAIGDPHTLKTGLTYPGGIVSNFTTMYKVPPVISEKEKIDVPAATNLPSLQHAKIKS